A single window of Tamandua tetradactyla isolate mTamTet1 chromosome 25, mTamTet1.pri, whole genome shotgun sequence DNA harbors:
- the TCF21 gene encoding transcription factor 21 yields MSTGSLSDGEDLQEVEMLECDGLKMDSNKEFATSNESTEESSNCENASPQKGRGGLGKRRKAPTKKDPLGGVSQEGKQVQRNAANARERARMRVLSKAFSRLKTTLPWVPPDTKLSKLDTLRLASSYIAHLRQILANDKYENGYIHPVNLTWPFMVAGKPESDLKEVTASRLCGTTAS; encoded by the exons ATGTCCACCGGCTCCCTCAGCGATGGGGAGGACCTTCAAGAGGTGGAGATGCTGGAATGCGACGGCCTGAAAATGGACTCGAACAAGGAGTTTGCGACTTCCAACGAGAGCACGGAGGAGAGCTCCAACTGCGAGAACGCGTCTCCGCAGAAGGGCCGCGGCGGCCTGGGCAAGAGGAGAAAGGCGCCCACCAAGAAGGACCCCCTGGGCGGGGTCAGCCAGGAGGGGAAGCAGGTCCAGCGCAACGCGGCCAACGCGCGCGAGCGGGCCCGGATGCGGGTGCTGAGCAAGGCCTTCTCCAGGCTCAAGACCACCCTGCCCTGGGTGCCCCCGGACACCAAGCTCTCCAAGCTGGACACCCTCAGGCTGGCGTCCAGCTACATCGCCCACTTGAGGCAGATCCTGGCCAACGACAAATACGAGAACGGTTACATCCACCCGGTCAACCTG ACGTGGCCCTTTATGGTGGCCGGGAAACCCGAGAGTGACCTGAAAGAAGTGACCGCGAGCCGCTTGTGTGGGACCACGGCGTCCTGA